In Trifolium pratense cultivar HEN17-A07 linkage group LG7, ARS_RC_1.1, whole genome shotgun sequence, a genomic segment contains:
- the LOC123898242 gene encoding serine/threonine-protein kinase Aurora-3-like, with product MDQNVKREWSINDFEIGKPLGRGKFGRVYVAREVKSKFVVALKVIFKEQLEKYRIHHQLRREMEIQISLKHPNILSLYGWFHDSERVILILEYAHNGELYKELSKRGRFSEKQAATYIFSLTEALAYCHEKHVIHRDIKPENLLLDHEGRLKIADFGWSVQSKSKRQTMCGTLDYLAPEMVENKDHDYAVDNWTLGILCYEFLYGVPPFEAESQADTFERIKKVDLSFPPSPLVSSDAKNLISRLLVKDSSRRLSLQKIMKHPWIIKNANRMGVC from the exons ATGGATCAAAATGTGAAACGGGAATGGTCCATCAATGACTTTGAGATTGGAAAGCCACTTGGGAGAGGGAAATTCGGCAGAGTCTATGTCGCCAGAGAAGTCAAG AGTAAATTTGTGGTCGCATTGAAGGTTATCTTTAAGGAACAACTTGAAAAGTATAGGATTCACCATCAACTAAGGAGGGAAATGGAGATACAGATAAGTCTTAAACATCCAAACATCTTGAGTCTTTATGGTTGGTTTCATGATTCCGAGCGCGTTATCTTGATTCTTGAATATGCTCATAATGGTGAGCTATACAAAGAGCTTAGCAAAAGAGGCCGTTTCTCAGAGAAGCAAGCTGCAACG tACATTTTCAGCCTCACAGAGGCATTGGCATATTGTCACGAGAAGCATGTTATTCACAGGGATATCAAGCCTGAAAATTTGTTGCTTGACCATGAG GGTCGTCTTAAGATTGCAGACTTTGGTTGGTCAGTACAATCTAAAAGCAAAAGACAAACCATGTGTGGTACATTGGATTATTTAGCTCCTGAAATGGTAGAAAACAAAGATCATGATTATGCTGTTGATAACTGGACTCTTGGTATCCTTTGTTATGAGTTCCTCTATGGTGTTCCTCCATTTGAGGCTGAGAGTCAAGCTGATACCTTTGAAAG GATAAAAAAGGTTGATTTAAGCTTCCCTCCTAGCCCTCTTGTTTCTTCTGATGCCAAAAATCTGATAAGTCGG CTACTGGTAAAAGATTCCTCAAGAAGGCTGTCACTCCAGAAGATAATGAAGCATCCTTGGATAATCAAGAATGCAAATCGTATGGGTGTCTGCTAA
- the LOC123897979 gene encoding putative polyketide hydroxylase, with amino-acid sequence MGFLRFIRRYNYPFKDKTRNRAYLIQHIQRRGFSKEQVFKGDDAVLPVLIIGAGPVGLVLSILLTKLGINCTVLERNKAFSKHPQAHFINNRSMEIFCKIDGLVEEIQRSQPPVDLWRKFVYCTSLSGSILGSVDHIQPQDLEHVVSPVSVAHFSQYKLTMLLLKQLENLGFQTCAPESSEGNKQFRDKKILMGHECVSIDTSNDFITVTASSVNNGKQVEKNIRCNILIGADGAGSTVRKHVGIDMRGEKDLQKLVSIHFLSKRLGQFLLKENPGMLFFIFNTEAIGVLVAHDLRQGEFVLQIPFYPPQQTIEDFSPKACEKLISKLVGREFGDVDVIDIKPWIMHAEVAERFVCCGNRIILAGDAAHRFPPAGGFGMNTGIQDAHNLAWKVASVIKGIAPTSMLNTYDMERRPISVFNTRLSLENYRAAMSVPATLGLNPTVANTVHKVIINGVGSILPSGLQRLALDGIFAIGRAQLSESVLNESNPLGSSRLAKLRHIFEEGKSLQLQFPAEDLGFRYLQGAIMPESSDVESSPQVPTGRRRDYIPSAQPGCRLPHIFVRVNRLSKEMVSTHDLVSGDKVEFVLIIAPVKESYHLAREAFKVAEERQVCLKVCVFWSTDSGVGLDKGSKEALSPWKNYADVDEVCSTTANWWDMCNMTNRGAILVRPDEHIAWRTISGLAGDPRAEMQRVFSSILRAH; translated from the exons ATGGGGTTTCTAAGGTTTATAAGAAGGTATAATTACCCTTTCAAAGATAAAACTCGAAATAGAGCATACTTAATTCAGCATATTCAAAGAAGAGGCTTCTCAAAAGAACAAGTGTTCAAGGGCGATGATGCAGTGCTTCCAGTTCTGATCATTGGTGCAGGGCCTGTGGGTCTTGTTCTCTCTATTCTCCTTACAAAGTTAG GTATTAATTGCACAGTTTTGGAGAGAAACAAGGCATTTTCAAAACATCCACAAGCACACTTCATCAACAATCGATCCATGGAG ATATTCTGCAAGATTGATGGCCTTGTTGAAGAGATCCAAAGGTCTCAACCACCAGTAGACTTATGGAGGAAGTTTGTATATTGCACTTCCCTTTCTGGTTCAATTCTTGGATCTGTAGATCACATACAACCTCAAG ATCTTGAGCATGTTGTCAGCCCAGTCTCTGTAGCACATTTCTCACAGTACAAGTTAACCATGTTACTACTCAAGCAACTTGAAAATCTAGGCTTCCAAACATGCGCACCTGAAAGCTCAGAAGGAAATAAGCAGTTCCGTGACAAGAAAATATTGATGGGTCATGAGTGTGTATCCATTGACACCAGCAATGACTTCATAACCGTAACTGCGTCTTCTGTAAATAATGGGAAGCAAGTAGAAAAGAATATCCGTTGTAATATCCTTATTGGTGCAGATGGAGCAGGAAGTACTGTGAGAAAGCATGTAGGAATAGATATGAGAGGTGAGAAAGACTTGCAAAAACTTGTCAGCATCCATTTTCTTAGCAAACGCCTTGGACAATTTTTGCTTAAGGAAAATCCCGGCATGCTCTTCTTTATCTTTAATACTGAAGCAATTGGGGTCCTTGTTGCTCATGATCTCAGGCAAGGAGAATTTGTTTTGCAG ATACCATTTTATCCACCTCAGCAAACAATTGAGGATTTCAGTCCAAAG GCATGTGAGAAGTTAATCAGCAAACTTGTTGGTCGGGAGTTTGGAGATGTGGATGTAATTGATATAAAGCCATGGATTATGCATGCTGAAGTTGCTGAGAGGTTTGTATGTTGTGGCAACCGTATAATACTTGCTGGTGATGCTGCTCATCGATTTCCACCCGCTGGTGGATTTG GAATGAATACTGGAATTCAGGATGCACACAATCTTGCCTGGAAAGTTGCTTCTGTGATAAAGGGTATTGCCCCAACTTCAATGCTAAATACCTACGACATGGAACGTAGACCA ATCTCTGTATTTAATACAAGGTTAAGTCTGGAAAACTATAGAGCTGCCATGTCTGTTCCTGCTACACTCGGTCTCAATCCAACTGTTGCAAACACAG TTCATAAAGTTATTATTAATGGGGTTGGTTCCATCTTGCCATCTGGATTGCAGAGGCTAGCTTTGGATGGAATTTTTGCTATAGGCCGTGCACAACTCTCTGAATCTGTTCTAAATGAAAGCAACCCCCTTGGATCCTCAAGGTTGGCTAAGCTAAGACATATATTTGAAGAAGGGAAAAGTCTTCAACTTCAGTTCCCTGCTGAAGATCTTGGTTTTAG GTACCTACAAGGTGCAATTATGCCAGAGAGTAGTGATGTTGAGAGTTCCCCACAAGTACCCACAGGTCGTCGGAGGGACTATATCCCTTCAGCACAACCAGGATGTAGACTGCCACATATATTTGTGAGAGTAAACCGATTAAGCAAG GAGATGGTTTCTACGCATGATCTTGTGTCTGGAGATAAAGTTGAGTTCGTTCTCATTATAGCACCTGTAAAGGAATCTTATCATTTAGCTCGTGAAGCATTCAAGGTGGCTGAGGAACGACAAGTTTGTCTCAAAGTGTGTGTTTTTTGGTCTACTGATTCTGGTGTAGGACTTGATAAAGGAAGTAAAGAAGCATTATCACCCTGGAAGAATTATGCAGACGTTGATGAAGTTTGTTCAACAACTGCAAATTGGTGGGATATGTGTAACATGACAAACAGAGGCGCTATTTTAGTTAGACCCGATGAACATATTGCATGGCGTACAATTTCAGGACTTGCTGGGGATCCTAGGGCGGAAATGCAGAGGGTTTTTTCTTCTATACTTAGAgcacactaa